The DNA sequence CTTTGCAGTTGGAGAAGATGCACACCTCATTAGTTAATAGCTCAACATTTCAACCGACCCAATTGTTAGTGTTGGTCAAGGAAAAGAAGATTTTGGTTGAGAGTcatgaaaaattataacaaattttgaGGTGAACTCCGCGAAAGAACAAATAATCAATTGAAATCATGATAACAAAAAATCAATCTGAGCGTGCAAAAATTCAAGGATCATCAAAAGAAAGCGATATCATTGAAGAAAAGTGGTTGGTAACAATGTAATGCTTAATGCATATGCCATTTGCAAGAAAGACTCGGTGTTCCAAATTGAGCAAAAATCAAATGCCAAGGCCGATGGCAGTGGTGAGTAGGCTCTCAAGGTCAATTTTAAGGTTGGCATTTCATTCCATAATTCTATATTCTACACggttcttattttctttaatcaTTTCTGTCTTCTGATTTTTCAATGCTTTAATTTGTTCTACAATTTCATACTATCATTCTTCTTTTCCCTTTAGATTTTACCTCCTTTAAATCAGGGAAACCAGTGTacattaaatacttttatttttcttccgctCTCACTGAATTTCCATAAGCACAAGCATATTTACTGAAGTTTCATCATCTTTTCTTTTGCATCAACTTATTTATCTGCATCCgcatacttataattttttctgtGTGCGGGTACATCGTTGAATAGGGAAAAGGATGAGGATTCAACATTCTTTAAGTGTCTAATGACATTGCTTTCTCTTGAATTGAGTAATCATATTTATCTCTTGAATTAAGTAACTAACATTATCTCTTGAATCGAGTAACTGACATTAGTTTTTAAATTCTGTAACCACCCTTATCTCTTAAACTAAATGTGTTTTTTTGGGGGTAAAAAGTTGTTAACCAAGTTTACCCTCTTTGAAGAGTAAGCGGGTTGAGTCAAGGTTTAAGGGTAAAATGCATGTTGTTTCCATGTGCATTTTCTGTTGTTTTTGGTTCCTTTCTACCCTCTCCTTCTTTGAAAAGAACTTCACTACAAACTGAGTATTTAACTTATTTTCTGCATCTGTACAGGTACTGTTATAATATTCAAAACCTACTCCAAATCTGAAAAGGTTAGTTCTTCAATTTTTAATCCTGCCCATCCTATCTTAAGAGAGAAGAGGATGTGAATAAATAGAGACGTGTGTTGTGAGAATTATGCTAAATGGTGATAATGCTTCTTTTCATCTGATATGAAATATTTGTAACTAAGAATAAGAAACATTATGCTAAATTGCATACTGCATAGTCATTAAATTTAACCTGTTGCCAGAGCATCAATTCTCAATCCTGACTTTTATGTAACTTTGTCCCTTTTGATGTCACGAGATTGAAGGAACTACTTTATCCAAGACCATAAATCATAAGCATGCCTCTATTTTCTGCAACGGTAATGGccataagaattattttttggaCTGATCAATGCATCCCCACAGCCAAAATTTGGTTGATGTGGCTCTTTTCCAAGTCTTGGTTCTTGAAGTATATATTTAAAGAAGCTTACAATTATTTCTCCCCCAGTGGTACTATATGTTGTTTTTATAGTTggattttagtttctttataattattgagttatcaattaaattttctaaattcaTTACGTCTTATTTGATATATAAAGATTGTGTGCTTTGAAGGTTTCATAGCAAATCTGTACATTAATAAGCTAACAGTTAACGTTCAAacattcactcaactttatgaGTATCAAATTTATATGATGTCATGAATTCATATTgcaattttagaataaattttttttacaaacacgaGACACCTGGTATAATCGTGATTTGGAAAGTTGTTACCAAGGCTCTTCTTacaaataagtaaaacattATACAATCACGTAACTAATAATCAATCTTGCTTTTTGTGCAGGTTTCCTAAGAAGTATATCCAAAGGAGCTATTGATCAAAACGTTTTCACTCAACcaattaataaattagttatgcAGCAagcttaaagaaaaaataacaagattGTGAATTGGAGCTTATGATTTGCTGTAACCATCTCACTTTGGAAATTATGAAATTCTATCATCAAATTGGCTCAAGTCTTGAGAGGTTTAGTGTTGATTAGCTTGGCATGGAATACTGTTAGTCATATTCAATTAATACAAGCTTGGTTCTCTTCCTGTTTGCCTATTCATCAGCAggatacctttttttttttgctatattgATGAACTGCCTTGATCTAGCTTTAACGCTTGTATGCACATCTAACTATAGAGAGGTACAAGCCTACATCCATGAAAGCTTGCTTCTTTGTATCGAGGTTGGGGTGATAATTATGCTGAAATAATGCAAAGAAAGTGGGTCTACAAGCACGGTTTTGTTCTCAGTATTTTGTGTCTTCAAGTGTCCTGCATATGTTATCTGAGATGCATAGACAACTCCAAACATAACTTATTCGAAATGGGTTTATTGGTTATTCATGAACACGTTTTAAGCTATAATGCCAATGGCCCAATACTTCCAGAACCAGTTATATTGGTCAGCAAACCTTTTGTCACTAACAATTATGGACAAATTTAATTACCACACAGTAAGATAAATTTACAATATATCGAATTTAACACAATAGAAATGCAATAGGACAATAGAAATGCAGATACATAGGTGTGACAGTGCCATGTGTTTCTGCTAGTGAAAATAATGTGTttgtatgattttgtttataggGTTTTCTTATCGAATGTATTTACTTGAAGCTAATTTTGTATTCATGTTCTCTATTTATATTTTGGAAGTACATTTTTATAACATTCCTGGTTCGTGAATGTTCAATACTTGACATGTCTTGCAGATTAGGCAACAATGACAACTCAGGTCCAATCAACATCTGGCATTTTCGTATGTGCTATGTACCAGGTTTGCCTTCCATCAAGCGAGGGCATCTCTGTCCATGCAGATTCTATTTTCTTGACCTGGTCGAAGCCATGGCAAGGTCCTTTTCTATGTGCTGATTGTCACAACAAGAATGATACTGTAGAAGGAAAACTCCCTAGTGGAGTTAGAGTAGGCCTATTGTTTATGTCCTTATTCTTTTTGCAACAGATGTATATGTGATATTCAAGAATTGAGTAAAATGGTCATTGTATTTGAGTAACTAACTTCTTTTCTATAGAAGTTGTGTTGCCTAATATGCCACAAAAGTGATGAAGTATGCAGCACTGTGGATAGCATACTACCTTTACCCAATATTCCTGTAAATAAATTTCCATCACCTTTTCAATCCTGTATTAAAAACTACCCAATATTACTTTTCTTCATGTTACTTGAACCCTCTCTCTTCTGTCCTCtacactgttttttttttcctgtctttttctctttacttAAGAAGGCCTTGTTTTGTGTTTCCCTTTGGAATTAGTGGAAGGACAAAGAAATATGCACTGGCACTGCATCTTTCGCACCTTTTTGGTGTACAAGGTCTctgtttttcatttataattattgttgCTAACACATGCACTGCATGTATTCTTAAAACatcaaaaaatgcaaaaagttCTAAGAgaatatttgatttgtttttgttggtTTGTTAACTGTTCTCCATAAAATTTCAGTGTTTACCTCCGAGCTAAATTCCTTACACCATTATTGTAGCACCAAGTAAAATAAATGCCAACTTAATGAATAATTACACCAATGGATAAATAAAGATGCCTCTCAGCTTAAACTAGTGGGTTAGtgggttacaagtgtgaggtgaagtctcacatcggataaaagtaaaaaagttgagcatcatataagtgaggagaaaaCCCATAAAACTAAGTTTTATTGTGATTCATTGGTGTAAATCTTCCCTGTATTTCTTAGCTATATTTCTTAGCTACTCATGACCAAGTTAAAAAGAAAGCATCTTTAGTATGCAATTACTACagctagtgttttttttttttttttttttaacaatagcAAACTTTTGACCAACTTTACAAACAATCACAAAAATCGAATAGACttttactattttaaattaaaaatttcaatttctaacaGAATAAATGAAATTTAGACTACAATAAATAGTGCAATTTCTTTCGCCAATTGATAAACTAAGAGGATAGAAGATTGAATGCAAAGATGAAGCCAATGAAAGTCTTCTATTGAACTTGGTCAGGATGATTAGTGAGTCAGAAAGCAAGGATACCACACAAAGTCATActgcaaatttaaaaaattacattatgtgACACAATTATTAATATGcataaatttattctaaaattaacatattaaaagaattgatatttttcaaataagggGGACTCTATtgtaaacataataaaattgtacaattatctaattattgtgatattttctttcattaatttatattgtataaatgtttaaaaagtaaaaataaaaagttataagaTGTAGTTAGATAGAAGTATTCCAAGTACATGAACATATACTGGAACATATCACACTAATCCTACCAATGCATGTTGGTGTGATCGgataaaagtgtaaaaagtaaaaactctttATATTGTCAGTGAATAATGTTTACTCATTAAAAAGTGTTGGTGttttaaataagaaatcaaTGCTCATACACTGTCGGTATAAATTGCATAGCTTATCAGAATAAATCTCTCCTGAACTGTTTTGTCTATCAAATTCTTCCTTTGTTGAGCATTTGAAACATGGCAAACAACTTCCAACACTTCAATTCCTTCAGCCCGGAGATTTTCAGCCGCCACATCAACATTTTGCTTTAGCAATTcaaccaaaaaggaaaaaaagaaaagaaatcagcAATGAACAAACATGTGTGCAGAGCACAAGAATCACTTGACAATCCTGTTAATGGTAGTAGGTGGGAATTTGGAAACAGATAAAGCATTTGTACGAACTACgaatcaataataacaataagtcaaaaacaataatttcatcCTACCgttacatgaatcacacacaTCATTAGACtcaattaaaaaccaaattcatGAAATCGCTTTTAATCATTTCCTCCACCATGCTTGTTATACCGACCACccttatatcatttaaaaattagtcTCTCCTTCATAATATGaatcaaataaatgaaaagaagaaaaaaaaatccttaattcTTGTAACCCAAATACAAAaccaggatttttttttctaaaaccaaaagaaaaagatgaagactTTGACCTAAACTCCATAAGAAAAGAGATTGAAAACAGGAAATTAATTGAACCTGTTTGCGAGAAGAGATGACAACAGATGCACCCTCCAAGCCAAGCCTATGTGCTATGGCAAAGCCAATTCCCTGAGTGGAAGCTGTCACAATTGCCACTTTCCCTTCAAATCTCTTACCCAACTCAGATAAAGAAAGAGGCTTTATTTGTGTCTGAGAAACGACCATTTAAGGAGTTTACTCTCCAATGCTAAGGTGTGGAAGAAACACAACTCTGACTAGGGATGAGTtatcaattttcaaaaaataacacACCTCACCCTTTCAACAAGTTGCAGGTGACAAATCTCaaccatatattaaaaaattaatatatctaacAGTTAAAACGTTAGTAGTTAGAGTGAGTGGCATCTATGTTTTTTGTTCCCAAGATTCCTTTTGAAAACTACTATGTTCTGTGAAATATCTTCCCTCAAATTAAAACCCTCTTGTTTGCTTTCAACAAACAAATTGATATTTTTGACAGGTAGGTGAACTCTAACCGCATCTACTTGTTATAAAGCTGCAGTTGCAGTTGCAGTTGCAGTTGCTTTTGAATATTCTATAATTTGccactttttctttgtttttttacttaTGATTTTTAGGTAAGTTGGGGAAAAGATAAGTATTATATACTATATATGAGATATTTGATAGAGTGTAACCAAGTTTTCTGGATAACTACATACATAAGGTGTGGTGTAATTAATCTGAGCACATATATGGTGAAACAGTTACTGAAATGGGAGAATCCAAGTTTGTGTCCTTGGCATTTCTACTGGTTTGTTTAGTGGTCCAAAGGGTGTGGTCACATGGATATCATCCTCTTTCAAAAGTTGCTGTTCATAAGGCAACAGTATCACTTCTTGACCTTGCTTACATCAAAGCATCTCCAGCAGTTCTTGGACTACAAGTAAGTTTTAACACTGTTGTGCAATGTAAATTGATCAGTGGTGTCACATGTAAACCCTCTTGATGATcaccaatattttttatgtattagttTTCTACTTGCCATCTTGTTGCACATTGCCTGCTTGTTGCTGATGTAAGTTTTACTGGATTCTGTAGGAGCAAACTGCTGAATGGGTAACTCTGGAGTACAGTTCTCCAATTCCATCAATTGATGATTGGATTGGAGTATTCTCTCCTGCAAACTTTAGGTAACATTCAAAATCAGAGCCTATTTGAAGTTTAGCCAGAAAACTGGCTCCAAATTTGGAGTCCTATAGAATTTTACTTATTGTTTCAATTAAATTCTTGTCTTGTACAACCAAACTTGGTTGCTtagttttaattgatttttcctGTTTTGTGCATTTCAGTGCTTCCACATGTCCAAAAGAAAACCGTAGAGTCTACCCACCACTATTGTGTTCTGCACCCATTAAGGTACATCGGTGGATGTGAACACTAACCTGTACCATATTTTCATAATGAGTTTACCACAATGATTTCTTTCTGTTGCTTTTCTTAGCCAGGAGAAGTTATGAAAGAGAGAATAGAATTGATGGTCTGATGAATGTTTACCCCATTGTGCAGTATCAATATGCAAATTACTCAAGTCCCCTCTACAAAGAAACTGGAAAAGGGTTTCTGAAGCTTCTGCTGATTAACCAGAGATCAGATTTCTCATTTGCACTATTTTCTGGTGGCTTGTCAAACGTAAGCCACCATTAGTTTGAACAAGTGGATGTTAATATTCTATGATTCTTATACAAACAAAATTGCATGCACAGATTATTTGGAAGTAGATTAGATCCATGAGAATATTCTTGCCTTTTTACTATTTACTTTTAAACAGTGGATACAAGTTAACAAATCCTTTTAAAGGCTACTTTGTGGGCTGAGTGAGAATTATCTCTTTTTCAGTTTGTCTTTTTCGTTCACTTCTGTTCTGCTTTCCTAGCAGTTCATATTTTCCTTTAGATACTGTGGAAGCCTTAGTCTTACCTCCGCAGATTTTGCCATTCATAATCAATCTATCTATACATGGATGGTTAGGATTAGCTCTTCTTATGCTTTCATCTCTCACCTGATATGCTTCCTATATAGGCTAGTTAAATAATATGAACGGAATGTAGGAAAGTTTCCGTCTCATTGTTCAAGAAGTGAACGGAATGGTTTGGACACTGCTAAACAGAAAGTTGTTTTCATCCCCAAATTAGGAGTCTCAAAGCATATTCATAGAACAACAATCAAATACATGCTCACAGAGAAGTTCATGTTCACAGACATTTACACAAATTCACGAGCTCACCTGATTTTCCACATTTGCATACTTGCATTGGATGACACACATTTCTTTTggatttatgtatattttatatgataatcCTTTAATTAGTAATTTCAATCACATTGTCTAACAGTAACAATATTTTGCCTCTCTAAAACTCCTAATTTGCACATCTATCATGAAATAGCTAAATGCAAtctcttttttgtttctatttacaTCATGACAGCCAAAGCTAGTAGCAGTATCAGATAAAATAGCTTTTGCCAATCCAAATGCACCGCTTTACCCTCGCCTGGCACTAGGAAAGTCATGGAATGAGGTAAGTTCATTTTCTCTAGTCCTAGACTGCATAAAACTTAAACAGTTGATATTAAAAGGATAAGGAAGTTCCCTATGTAAGCAAATGCTATGTGAACTTGTGAAGAAAGAAAGCATCCAGCATGCTGCTATTATCTctgagttaattttttaaaatttttttgcatttactcttgtttttttttttttttctttaaatggtTCTTgcattttatcaaattaaattaaattagtataATTTTGATCAGATGACTGTAACATGGAcaagtggatatgggatcaatgATGctgaaccttttgttcaatgGGGTCCAAAAGAAGGGGATCGTATGCATTCACCTGCTGAGACACTGACTTTCACTCGTGATAGCATGTGTGGTAAGGGAACTTCTTTGATATGTACTTGAACCTAGGATTTGGAATCAACAATGGTAGTACAACATAATTAAGAGATTATACAGTTTTCGATATATGAATATTCATGGTAaaaacgatttttttttataaaaaaaaggcagAAAAGTGTTGgagaataatttatataaagtatgttattaaataaaatgtgtcATACTTTCTAGTGTACCAACTATCAATCTAAAACCatattttcttgtttccaaaTTGTTCTTGTCAAGAACTAATTCATCCCTAGATCTTAAATTGTTAGGTGCAAATAAGGCTTTCTCCACAAAATGTCTTGTCACACAAACCCTTTAGGTTTGGCTTAAGGTGTATACAAAGCACTAGCCAAC is a window from the Glycine max cultivar Williams 82 chromosome 2, Glycine_max_v4.0, whole genome shotgun sequence genome containing:
- the LOC100527348 gene encoding short-chain dehydrogenase; translation: MVVSQTQIKPLSLSELGKRFEGKVAIVTASTQGIGFAIAHRLGLEGASVVISSRKQQNVDVAAENLRAEGIEVLEVVCHVSNAQQRKNLIDKTVQERFILISYAIYTDSV